The following proteins are encoded in a genomic region of Planococcus lenghuensis:
- the folB gene encoding dihydroneopterin aldolase has translation MDFIHINDMEFYGYHGVLPEETKLGQRFRLTVSLEVDLNRAGQTDELEYTVHYGEVYELCRRIVEGEPRKLIEAVAEDVATNILKSFPLVQSLRVQFMKPDPPIPGHYRSVSVDITRGRCNE, from the coding sequence ATGGATTTTATTCATATTAACGATATGGAGTTCTATGGCTATCATGGTGTGTTACCGGAAGAGACCAAACTGGGGCAACGGTTCCGTCTGACTGTTTCTCTAGAAGTGGATTTGAATCGGGCTGGGCAGACAGACGAGCTGGAGTACACTGTCCATTATGGTGAAGTATATGAACTATGCCGGCGGATTGTGGAAGGAGAACCAAGGAAACTAATTGAAGCCGTTGCGGAAGACGTGGCAACGAATATTTTAAAAAGTTTTCCGCTCGTTCAGTCGCTTCGGGTTCAATTTATGAAACCTGATCCGCCTATCCCGGGGCATTACCGCTCTGTGTCAGTCGATATCACAAGGGGACGGTGTAATGAATAG
- the cysK gene encoding cysteine synthase A has protein sequence MARIGNSVNDLIGQTPIVKLNRLTGPEDAEVYAKLEFFNPGSSVKDRIALAMIEAAEKAGNLKEGDTIIEPTSGNTGIGLAMVAAAKGYKTVLVMPDTMSMERRNLLRAYGAELVLTPGAGGMKAAIGKAEELAQENNYFMPQQFKNEANPEIHRLTTGPEIVEAMGDQLDAFVSGIGTGGTITGAGSVLKEKYPEILLAAVEPADSAILSGGQPGPHKIQGIGAGFVPDVLDTEIYDEVIQVTNDQAYETARTLARTEGILGGVSSGAAIYAALQLAKRLGKGKKVLAILPSNGERYLSTPLYQFEEK, from the coding sequence ATGGCTCGAATTGGAAACTCAGTAAATGATCTGATTGGACAGACACCTATCGTAAAATTGAACAGACTGACAGGACCGGAAGATGCAGAAGTATATGCAAAACTGGAATTCTTCAACCCGGGCAGTAGTGTAAAAGACCGGATTGCTTTGGCTATGATTGAAGCAGCCGAAAAAGCCGGCAACCTGAAGGAAGGCGACACAATCATTGAACCGACCAGCGGAAACACGGGAATCGGTCTGGCAATGGTGGCGGCAGCAAAAGGGTATAAAACAGTATTAGTTATGCCGGACACGATGAGTATGGAACGCCGGAATCTCCTCCGGGCTTATGGAGCGGAACTTGTCCTTACTCCTGGAGCAGGTGGTATGAAAGCAGCCATTGGAAAAGCGGAAGAACTGGCACAGGAAAATAATTATTTCATGCCGCAGCAGTTCAAGAACGAAGCAAACCCGGAAATCCATCGTCTGACAACAGGACCTGAGATTGTTGAAGCAATGGGCGATCAGCTGGATGCGTTTGTCTCCGGGATCGGCACAGGCGGCACCATCACAGGGGCAGGCAGTGTACTGAAAGAAAAGTACCCGGAAATTTTGCTTGCAGCGGTTGAGCCGGCGGATTCGGCAATCCTTTCTGGCGGACAGCCAGGCCCTCATAAAATTCAAGGTATTGGAGCTGGATTTGTGCCGGATGTGCTGGATACTGAAATCTACGATGAAGTGATCCAGGTTACAAACGACCAGGCATATGAAACTGCCCGGACTCTGGCGCGCACTGAAGGAATTCTAGGCGGCGTTTCCTCTGGAGCGGCAATCTATGCAGCCCTGCAGCTGGCTAAGCGACTGGGGAAAGGGAAGAAAGTGCTTGCTATTCTTCCATCTAATGGCGAACGCTATTTGAGTACACCGCTGTATCAATTCGAAGAAAAATAA
- the folK gene encoding 2-amino-4-hydroxy-6-hydroxymethyldihydropteridine diphosphokinase, whose product MNRGYISLGSNMGNRLHMLQRAAGLLNAHSKVEVDGISSVYETEPVGFTDQQAFLNMVITVKTSLSSLELLKVCQVIEQQLHRERLVRWGPRTIDLDILLYNQDNMETEELTIPHPRMYERAFVLVPLLIMEPDLQDPRSGRLFKELVRAAEGDVQLYRTYPNLTVFLNASE is encoded by the coding sequence ATGAATAGAGGCTATATATCCCTTGGGTCAAATATGGGGAATCGCTTACACATGCTGCAACGAGCTGCTGGATTGCTAAATGCCCATTCTAAAGTGGAGGTGGACGGCATCTCATCTGTTTACGAGACGGAACCGGTGGGGTTTACAGACCAGCAGGCTTTTCTCAATATGGTAATAACCGTTAAGACATCACTTTCTTCACTGGAACTTCTCAAGGTGTGTCAGGTGATTGAGCAGCAGCTGCACCGGGAACGGCTTGTTCGATGGGGACCACGGACAATAGACCTTGACATTTTGCTCTATAATCAAGACAATATGGAAACGGAGGAACTGACTATTCCGCATCCCCGTATGTACGAGCGTGCTTTTGTTCTCGTTCCGTTGCTGATAATGGAACCGGATTTACAGGATCCCCGAAGCGGACGGTTGTTTAAGGAATTGGTGCGAGCTGCAGAAGGAGATGTGCAGCTATATCGTACATATCCGAATCTAACGGTGTTTCTCAATGCCAGCGAGTAA
- the folP gene encoding dihydropteroate synthase: MNFDFANKTHVMGILNVTPDSFSDGGQFRSVERALTHAGKLITDGADIIDVGGESTRPGHEQISEEEEIERVVPVIRLLKEQWDIPVSIDTYKSKVAHAALEAGADIINDIWGAKYDPEIAAAAASHGAPIVLMHNRKRAVYENFWENVQQDIGESINIARAAGVKQEKIWLDPGIGFGKTAIHNIEMMRLLDQFCMLGYPVLLGTSRKSFIGKALSGAPVSERLEGSLATACYGAEKGCEIIRVHDVKETVRALRMIDVLTGKQSLEEER, translated from the coding sequence ATGAACTTTGATTTTGCAAACAAAACCCATGTAATGGGAATCCTGAATGTGACACCGGATTCGTTTTCGGACGGTGGCCAATTTAGATCAGTTGAACGTGCATTAACGCATGCAGGGAAGCTAATAACAGATGGAGCGGATATTATTGATGTGGGCGGTGAATCAACACGTCCAGGACATGAACAAATTTCAGAGGAAGAAGAAATTGAACGAGTGGTGCCGGTCATTCGATTACTGAAAGAACAGTGGGATATTCCTGTCTCCATTGATACATATAAATCGAAAGTTGCGCATGCGGCACTTGAGGCAGGAGCAGATATTATCAATGACATCTGGGGTGCAAAATATGATCCTGAAATAGCAGCGGCAGCGGCTAGCCATGGGGCCCCGATTGTGTTGATGCATAACCGGAAGCGGGCGGTATATGAAAACTTCTGGGAGAATGTACAGCAGGATATTGGAGAAAGCATCAATATCGCCAGAGCTGCCGGCGTGAAGCAAGAAAAGATTTGGCTTGATCCGGGAATTGGTTTTGGAAAGACAGCTATTCATAACATAGAGATGATGCGGCTATTAGACCAATTCTGTATGCTTGGTTACCCCGTTCTGCTTGGAACTTCGCGGAAGTCCTTTATCGGGAAAGCATTGAGTGGAGCTCCTGTATCTGAACGGCTGGAAGGATCGCTGGCAACGGCTTGTTATGGCGCAGAAAAAGGCTGTGAAATTATCCGGGTCCATGATGTAAAAGAAACAGTACGTGCTTTGCGAATGATCGATGTATTGACCGGGAAGCAGTCTTTAGAGGAGGAGAGATAA
- the lysS gene encoding lysine--tRNA ligase, with protein MSEELNDQLVVRREKMQEFRERGMDPFGKRFERSHSTAQIKEQFDQFTKEELAETPHEVIIAGRIMTKRGKGKAGFAHLQDLAGQIQIYVRQDTVGEEIYELFNTADLGDIVGVKGTVFKTKVGELSVKATEVEFLSKALRPLPDKFHGLKDVEQRYRQRYLDLIVSEESKETFILRSRIIQSMRRYLDDAGFLEVETPMLHSIAGGAAARPFITHHNALDMALYVRIAIELHLKRLIVGGLEKVYEIGRVFRNEGISTRHNPEFTMLELYEAYADFEDVMNLTENLVAHISQEVLGTTTVRYGDDEINLAPGWERLHMADAVQKYTGADFWQQLSLAEARALAKEHGVEIKDTMEVGHILNEFFEQKVEEELVQPTFVYGHPVEISPLAKKNPEDDRFTDRFELFIVRREHANAFTELNDPIDQRERFEAQLAEKAAGNDEAHEMDEDFIEALEYGMPPTGGLGIGVDRLVMLLTNSASIRDVLLFPQMRPRD; from the coding sequence ATGTCAGAAGAATTGAATGACCAGCTGGTGGTCAGACGCGAAAAAATGCAGGAGTTCCGGGAACGAGGGATGGACCCGTTCGGAAAGCGCTTTGAACGAAGCCATTCAACCGCACAAATAAAAGAACAATTTGATCAGTTTACAAAAGAAGAATTAGCTGAAACTCCACACGAAGTTATTATTGCAGGGCGTATAATGACAAAACGAGGCAAGGGGAAAGCTGGATTCGCCCACTTGCAAGATCTGGCTGGCCAGATTCAAATATATGTACGGCAAGACACAGTTGGAGAAGAAATATATGAATTATTCAATACAGCTGATCTTGGCGATATTGTAGGAGTAAAAGGAACTGTCTTCAAAACAAAAGTTGGCGAATTGTCAGTAAAAGCAACAGAAGTTGAATTTCTTTCAAAAGCTCTTCGGCCGCTTCCGGATAAATTCCATGGCCTTAAAGACGTGGAACAGCGTTACCGTCAGCGGTATCTGGATCTCATTGTAAGTGAAGAAAGCAAAGAAACTTTCATTCTTCGTAGCCGGATTATTCAGTCGATGCGCCGATACTTGGATGATGCGGGGTTCCTTGAGGTAGAGACACCAATGTTGCATTCGATTGCAGGAGGAGCGGCTGCTCGCCCATTCATTACACATCATAATGCACTTGATATGGCATTGTATGTCCGGATTGCTATTGAGCTCCACTTAAAGCGTTTGATTGTTGGTGGACTTGAAAAAGTATATGAAATCGGACGTGTATTCCGAAATGAGGGAATTTCAACTCGTCATAATCCTGAGTTCACAATGCTTGAACTCTATGAGGCGTATGCCGATTTTGAGGATGTCATGAATTTGACTGAGAACTTAGTTGCTCATATTTCGCAAGAAGTTCTTGGTACGACAACAGTGCGTTATGGTGACGATGAAATCAATCTTGCGCCAGGCTGGGAGCGGCTGCACATGGCAGACGCCGTACAAAAATATACCGGTGCGGATTTTTGGCAGCAGCTTTCCTTGGCAGAAGCACGTGCGCTGGCCAAGGAACATGGAGTAGAAATTAAAGACACTATGGAAGTCGGTCATATCCTGAATGAGTTTTTTGAGCAGAAAGTTGAAGAAGAGCTCGTTCAGCCGACTTTCGTCTATGGACATCCTGTTGAAATTTCACCTCTTGCTAAGAAGAACCCGGAAGATGATCGTTTCACCGATCGCTTTGAATTATTCATTGTCCGAAGAGAGCATGCTAACGCCTTTACCGAACTGAATGATCCGATTGATCAACGGGAGCGCTTTGAAGCACAATTAGCAGAGAAAGCGGCCGGAAATGATGAAGCTCATGAAATGGATGAAGACTTCATTGAAGCACTTGAATATGGCATGCCGCCAACCGGAGGATTAGGTATTGGAGTTGATCGACTAGTTATGTTACTAACTAATTCGGCCTCAATCCGGGATGTTTTGCTATTTCCGCAGATGCGCCCACGGGACTGA